The following are encoded in a window of Cycloclasticus pugetii PS-1 genomic DNA:
- the nqrE gene encoding NADH:ubiquinone reductase (Na(+)-transporting) subunit E → MEAYISLFVKAVFVENLALSFFLGMCTFLAVSKKVSTAMGLGVAVILVQTLTMPLNNILYQGLLKEGALEWLGLPEVDLNFLGLIVYIGVIAAVVQILEMAMDKFAPALYNALGVFLPLITVNCAILGGSLFMVERDYNLGESLVFGFGSGLGWALAITAIAGIREKLKYSDVPDGLRGLGITFITAGLMAMGFMAFSGIQL, encoded by the coding sequence ATGGAAGCTTATATAAGTTTATTTGTTAAAGCGGTTTTCGTAGAAAACTTAGCGTTATCTTTCTTCCTTGGGATGTGTACGTTCTTAGCTGTTTCTAAGAAGGTTTCTACCGCCATGGGTTTAGGTGTTGCCGTGATTTTGGTGCAAACGTTAACAATGCCACTGAATAACATTTTATACCAAGGTTTACTTAAAGAAGGTGCGCTTGAGTGGTTAGGGCTACCAGAAGTTGATTTAAACTTTTTAGGATTAATTGTTTATATTGGCGTTATTGCGGCGGTCGTTCAAATTCTTGAAATGGCGATGGATAAGTTTGCACCAGCACTCTATAACGCACTGGGTGTGTTTTTGCCGTTAATTACCGTGAACTGTGCGATTCTAGGTGGTTCATTGTTTATGGTAGAGCGAGATTATAATTTAGGCGAAAGTTTAGTCTTTGGCTTTGGCAGTGGCTTAGGCTGGGCACTAGCGATTACAGCCATTGCAGGAATAAGAGAAAAGCTAAAATATTCAGATGTACCTGATGGCTTACGTGGATTAGGGATTACCTTTATCACAGCAGGCTTAATGGCGATGGGCTTTATGGCATTCTCTGGTATTCAACTGTAA
- the nqrF gene encoding NADH:ubiquinone reductase (Na(+)-transporting) subunit F yields MLEIGLGITFFTGIVLILVMIILAAKSKLVAHGNVKILINGEKEVEAPVGGKLLGALADAQLFVPSACGGGGTCGQCKVRVQEGGGSMLPTEGAHINKGQQRDGERLSCQLTVKHDMKITVPEEVFGVKKWKCKVKSNHNVATFIKELVLELPEGEDVGFRAGGYIQIECPPHVVDYKDFDVEEEYRADWDHFNIWRYKSEVDEEVLRAYSMANYPEEEGIIMLNVRIASPAPNAPEGTPPGKMSSYIFNLKPGDEVTISGPYGEFFAKETKSEMVFIGGGAGMAPMRSHIFDQLRRIKTDRKISFWYGSRSLKEMFYVEDFDMLAKENDNFEWHVALSDPQPEDNWDGLTGFIHEVLFEEYLKNHPAPEDCEFYMCGPPMMNAAVIKMLQDLGVEDENIMLDDFGG; encoded by the coding sequence ATGTTAGAAATTGGTTTAGGTATAACGTTTTTTACCGGTATTGTCTTAATCCTGGTGATGATTATTTTGGCGGCAAAGTCAAAATTAGTAGCGCATGGTAATGTCAAAATATTAATTAACGGTGAAAAAGAAGTAGAGGCACCTGTGGGTGGCAAATTGCTAGGCGCATTAGCAGATGCTCAATTATTCGTTCCTTCAGCGTGTGGAGGCGGGGGCACTTGTGGCCAATGTAAGGTGCGTGTTCAAGAAGGTGGTGGCTCAATGTTACCAACCGAAGGTGCTCACATTAATAAAGGTCAGCAACGTGATGGTGAACGCTTATCGTGTCAGTTAACGGTTAAACATGACATGAAAATTACAGTGCCAGAAGAAGTGTTTGGTGTTAAGAAGTGGAAATGTAAAGTTAAATCAAACCATAACGTAGCGACATTCATTAAAGAACTGGTTCTTGAATTGCCTGAAGGTGAAGATGTTGGCTTCCGTGCGGGTGGTTATATTCAAATTGAATGTCCACCGCATGTTGTAGATTATAAAGACTTTGACGTTGAAGAAGAATATAGAGCTGATTGGGATCACTTTAATATTTGGCGTTATAAATCTGAAGTTGATGAAGAAGTATTAAGAGCATATTCAATGGCTAATTATCCTGAAGAAGAAGGGATAATAATGTTAAATGTTCGTATCGCTTCACCAGCACCTAATGCGCCAGAAGGCACCCCACCTGGGAAAATGTCTTCTTATATCTTTAACCTTAAACCGGGCGATGAAGTTACGATATCTGGCCCTTATGGTGAGTTTTTCGCCAAAGAGACAAAGTCTGAAATGGTCTTCATAGGTGGTGGTGCAGGTATGGCGCCGATGAGGTCACATATTTTTGATCAACTACGTCGGATTAAAACAGATCGAAAAATATCATTCTGGTATGGTTCTCGAAGCCTAAAAGAAATGTTCTATGTGGAAGATTTCGATATGCTCGCGAAAGAAAACGATAATTTTGAGTGGCACGTTGCTTTATCAGATCCACAGCCTGAAGATAATTGGGATGGTTTGACAGGTTTTATTCATGAAGTTTTATTTGAAGAATACTTAAAAAATCATCCAGCACCTGAAGATTGTGAGTTTTACATGTGTGGGCCACCAATGATGAACGCAGCGGTGATTAAAATGCTTCAAGACCTTGGTGTTGAAGATGAAAATATCATGCTCGATGACTTTGGTGGATAA
- a CDS encoding FAD:protein FMN transferase: MSLLKHPAKNVIFLAGFLIFLSLLNGCDSQHKSAFTLSGETMGTTYHITIAADQLNETQESLKKAIDSRLVEINQSFSTYIGSSEVSVFNDSKGQQWHKKSKEFINVLAHAQQISDITEGAYDITVGPLVNLWGFGPTFNVDEIPTEVQIKEVLASVGYQNIAYNLDTLEIKKLNDKVYIDFSSIAKGYAVDEIAELIESRGYSNYMVEIGGEMRLRGKNAQNTLWRIAIEKPDSKNRSIHRVLKVSDTAIATSGDYRNFFEKDGVRFSHTINPTNGQPVQHKLASVTVLAENSMKADAWATAFMVLGHKKGYDLAVYNRLAVLFLVKDGDSIREIATPEFTLMTQGLSS; this comes from the coding sequence TTGAGTTTACTTAAGCACCCCGCTAAAAATGTAATATTTTTAGCGGGTTTTTTAATATTTCTCAGCTTACTTAATGGTTGCGATTCGCAGCATAAATCAGCGTTTACATTAAGTGGCGAAACGATGGGTACGACCTATCACATAACTATTGCAGCAGATCAATTAAATGAAACACAAGAGTCATTAAAAAAAGCAATAGACTCACGCTTAGTTGAAATTAATCAGTCATTCTCAACGTATATTGGTTCCTCGGAAGTGTCTGTCTTTAACGACTCTAAGGGCCAGCAGTGGCACAAAAAATCTAAAGAGTTTATAAATGTTTTAGCACACGCTCAACAGATAAGTGATATTACTGAGGGTGCATATGATATTACTGTCGGACCTTTAGTGAACCTATGGGGTTTTGGCCCGACATTTAATGTCGATGAGATACCAACTGAAGTTCAGATCAAGGAAGTCCTAGCTAGTGTGGGCTATCAAAATATTGCTTATAACCTAGACACGCTTGAGATTAAAAAGTTAAACGATAAGGTGTATATCGACTTTTCGTCTATTGCTAAAGGCTATGCTGTCGATGAAATTGCAGAACTTATTGAGTCAAGAGGCTATAGCAACTATATGGTCGAGATTGGCGGAGAAATGCGATTACGCGGTAAAAACGCACAAAATACCTTATGGCGTATAGCAATTGAAAAGCCAGACTCAAAAAATCGTTCAATCCATCGCGTACTTAAGGTAAGCGATACGGCTATTGCTACCTCAGGTGATTATAGGAATTTTTTCGAGAAAGATGGTGTTCGTTTTTCTCACACTATTAATCCCACAAATGGCCAACCCGTTCAGCATAAATTGGCCTCAGTTACTGTGCTGGCAGAAAATAGTATGAAAGCAGATGCTTGGGCAACAGCTTTTATGGTATTGGGTCATAAAAAGGGGTACGATTTGGCTGTGTACAATAGATTAGCTGTATTATTTCTGGTGAAGGATGGTGATAGCATTAGAGAAATAGCAACACCAGAATTTACCTTAATGACCCAGGGGTTATCATCATGA
- the nqrM gene encoding (Na+)-NQR maturation NqrM, whose amino-acid sequence MNIFLVTFLVFMLVVIFMSVGVIFSNRKIKGSCGGLNNIDGLEGDCALCSKKTCDKKKKMEKLNA is encoded by the coding sequence ATGAATATATTTTTAGTAACGTTTTTAGTTTTCATGCTAGTAGTGATATTCATGTCTGTTGGTGTGATCTTTAGCAATCGCAAAATCAAAGGCAGTTGTGGTGGTCTTAATAACATTGATGGGCTAGAAGGTGATTGCGCTCTTTGTAGTAAAAAAACCTGTGATAAAAAGAAAAAGATGGAAAAGTTAAACGCTTAG
- a CDS encoding CBS domain-containing protein, whose translation MFKSVLIKDYMATNLTTFTPGLEISQAIKYLNTHKISGAPVVDERGTLVGMLSEKDCLQVALQSTYYEDWVGGVVSEYMTEELETVPDTASIVDVAEKFLKSSFKRYPVLDEDGELVGQISRSDVLRALDKLW comes from the coding sequence ATGTTTAAGTCAGTATTAATAAAAGACTACATGGCCACTAATTTAACGACCTTCACGCCAGGACTGGAAATTTCCCAGGCGATTAAGTATTTAAATACGCATAAAATATCTGGCGCACCGGTGGTGGATGAGCGTGGCACACTGGTAGGAATGTTGTCCGAAAAGGACTGTCTTCAAGTGGCATTACAGTCAACCTACTATGAAGACTGGGTGGGTGGTGTCGTGTCAGAGTATATGACTGAAGAATTAGAGACAGTGCCAGATACGGCCAGTATTGTAGACGTTGCTGAGAAATTTTTAAAATCATCATTTAAACGTTATCCAGTACTCGATGAAGACGGCGAATTGGTTGGTCAAATTAGCCGGAGTGATGTACTTAGAGCACTGGATAAACTTTGGTAA
- the sbcB gene encoding exodeoxyribonuclease I: protein MSETYYWYDYETTGIDPARDRVVQFAGIRTDLNFNPVANPDVFYCKLHDDILPHPEACLITGITPQHAIREGLLESEFIKRVHREFSTPQTCVVGYNSIRFDDEFTRHLLYRNFFDPYAREWKSGNSRWDLIDLVRLTHALRPDGINWPQREDGAASFKLEELTKANGILHEAAHDALSDVYATIELAKLIKQQQPRIYSWGLSLRNKKKAAENLDLIHNTAVIHVSSKYPAAQDCLAVVVPIAAHPVNKNGVLVFDLSADPTELIDLTAEEIHQRLYTPTAELNEGQKRLPLKTVHINKSPMLAPLSTLTTEVKNKLNIDLLRCEENRQKILGAGIEKKLAEVFSINTFESATDPDLMLYSGGFFSPIDVQNMTQIRACPIDKLAELSLPFEDERLEEMLFRYRARNYPETLNEVEKTQWQAYRHNCFIKEHNDGRLTLKAYFERLDELVVDGDWSEEQQVLLEELIDYGEAVADSLVSD, encoded by the coding sequence TTGTCTGAAACATACTACTGGTACGATTACGAAACAACGGGCATTGATCCTGCTAGAGATCGTGTGGTCCAGTTTGCGGGTATACGTACGGATTTAAACTTTAATCCAGTTGCAAACCCCGATGTTTTTTATTGCAAATTGCATGATGATATCTTGCCTCACCCAGAAGCGTGCCTAATTACTGGAATTACACCACAACATGCAATCAGAGAAGGTCTATTAGAAAGCGAATTTATTAAGCGAGTGCACCGCGAGTTTAGTACGCCTCAAACATGTGTCGTTGGATACAACAGTATTCGATTTGATGATGAATTTACAAGGCACCTTTTATATAGAAATTTTTTCGATCCTTATGCCCGTGAATGGAAGTCTGGCAACTCACGTTGGGATTTAATAGACCTAGTTCGATTGACACATGCTCTTAGACCAGATGGAATTAATTGGCCACAACGTGAAGATGGCGCGGCTAGTTTTAAATTAGAAGAGCTGACTAAAGCGAATGGTATCTTGCATGAGGCCGCACATGATGCCTTATCAGATGTATATGCCACTATTGAATTAGCAAAGCTTATTAAGCAACAACAACCTAGAATTTATAGTTGGGGCTTATCACTGCGAAATAAAAAAAAAGCCGCGGAAAACCTGGACCTGATACACAATACCGCTGTTATACATGTGTCGAGTAAATACCCTGCCGCACAAGATTGTTTAGCAGTTGTTGTCCCCATTGCTGCTCACCCAGTGAATAAAAATGGAGTGCTGGTTTTTGATCTATCTGCTGACCCAACAGAGCTTATTGACTTAACAGCTGAAGAAATCCACCAGCGATTATACACACCTACGGCTGAATTAAATGAAGGACAGAAGCGCCTGCCTCTTAAGACCGTTCATATTAATAAATCACCAATGTTGGCACCTTTAAGTACCCTGACTACAGAGGTCAAAAATAAATTAAATATTGATTTACTGCGGTGCGAAGAAAATAGGCAAAAAATACTCGGTGCGGGTATTGAAAAAAAACTGGCAGAAGTTTTCTCTATTAATACATTCGAAAGCGCTACAGACCCTGATTTAATGCTATATAGTGGCGGTTTTTTTAGCCCTATAGATGTGCAAAATATGACGCAAATACGTGCTTGTCCAATAGATAAATTGGCAGAGTTATCGTTGCCATTTGAGGATGAGCGTTTAGAAGAAATGTTGTTTCGTTATAGAGCAAGAAATTACCCGGAAACTCTTAACGAGGTGGAAAAAACGCAATGGCAAGCATATCGCCACAATTGTTTTATTAAAGAACATAATGATGGACGTTTAACCTTAAAAGCATATTTTGAAAGGCTTGATGAGTTAGTGGTTGACGGTGATTGGAGTGAAGAACAGCAAGTGCTACTAGAAGAATTAATTGATTACGGTGAGGCAGTTGCCGACAGTTTGGTATCAGACTAA
- a CDS encoding ABC transporter ATP-binding protein, with product MAKKHRASLIKANIMAMIAVLASVPVPLLMPLLVDEVLLKQPGVAVQTIQQITPTVWHGPILYILALLVLTLLLRAISLFFNVLQSRLFTLTAKEITFQIRRHLLQRLPFISMTEFETVGSGTISSHFITDIETVDQFIGSTTSKLLVAILTVLGTSIVLLWMHWQLALFILFLNPAVIYFTTIFAKRVKHLKANENLAFEDFQQSLIETLNAIREIRAHNRSKHYTTLLIGKANTIRTRASSYSWKSDTANRLGFMVFLFGFDIFRALAMFMVVYADLSIGQMLAVFGYLWFMMGPVQEILHVQLSFFSANAALERINSLITLKDEPRYPHTVNPFKNKHSVSIQMKNIHFSYGRHKNILNGITLDIKSGDQIALVGASGGGKSTLVQALLGLYPISDGMIYFDNIPVTQIGFDTIRDNVSTVLQHPVLFNASIRDNLTMGRSLNDNELWHALSIAQLQQTIQQLPQQLDTLIGQQGVRLSGGQRQRLAIARMILSQPKVVILDEATSALDSETEFQLHKSMRSFLKDRTTIIIAHRLSAIKQAQHVYVFEDGIISEQGHHNKLIEQQGLYAKLYGEKQH from the coding sequence ATGGCAAAAAAGCATCGAGCCTCTTTAATAAAAGCAAATATTATGGCCATGATCGCTGTTTTAGCGAGTGTTCCTGTGCCCCTTCTAATGCCATTATTAGTCGATGAGGTTTTACTTAAACAGCCCGGTGTTGCCGTACAAACAATCCAACAAATAACACCTACTGTTTGGCACGGGCCTATCTTATATATTCTCGCCTTATTGGTATTAACACTTTTATTAAGGGCTATCTCACTTTTTTTTAACGTTTTACAAAGCCGTCTATTTACTCTGACCGCTAAAGAAATCACTTTTCAAATTCGTCGGCATTTATTACAACGTTTACCTTTTATCTCAATGACCGAGTTTGAAACCGTTGGTAGTGGAACCATTAGCAGTCATTTTATTACTGACATTGAAACCGTTGACCAGTTTATTGGCAGTACAACAAGTAAGCTGTTAGTGGCCATTCTTACTGTTCTTGGAACCTCGATTGTTCTGCTTTGGATGCACTGGCAGCTTGCCCTCTTTATTCTTTTTCTCAACCCTGCGGTCATCTATTTCACCACCATTTTTGCCAAACGGGTTAAACATTTAAAAGCTAACGAAAACTTGGCTTTTGAAGACTTCCAACAATCCCTTATTGAAACCTTAAATGCGATAAGAGAAATTCGCGCTCATAACCGAAGCAAACATTACACAACCCTATTGATTGGTAAAGCCAACACTATTAGAACTCGCGCCAGTAGTTATTCTTGGAAGAGTGACACTGCAAACCGACTGGGTTTTATGGTGTTTTTATTCGGTTTTGATATCTTTCGAGCTCTTGCAATGTTCATGGTCGTCTACGCCGACCTAAGTATTGGCCAGATGCTCGCCGTTTTTGGCTACCTGTGGTTTATGATGGGTCCAGTCCAAGAAATACTGCACGTTCAATTAAGTTTCTTCTCCGCAAACGCCGCCCTCGAGCGGATAAACTCCCTCATTACTTTAAAAGATGAGCCTCGTTATCCACATACAGTTAACCCCTTTAAAAATAAACACTCTGTGTCTATTCAAATGAAAAACATTCATTTTTCGTATGGTCGTCACAAAAACATTCTCAATGGCATCACACTGGATATTAAGTCAGGCGATCAAATTGCTTTGGTTGGCGCTAGCGGTGGCGGCAAATCTACATTAGTGCAGGCTCTACTTGGTTTATACCCTATCAGTGACGGGATGATTTATTTTGATAATATTCCGGTCACTCAGATAGGTTTTGATACCATTCGTGACAATGTATCAACCGTACTTCAGCACCCCGTATTATTTAATGCTTCTATACGTGACAACTTAACAATGGGGCGTTCTTTAAATGATAATGAGCTGTGGCACGCACTGTCTATTGCACAACTCCAACAAACCATACAACAATTACCTCAGCAACTGGACACATTGATCGGTCAACAAGGCGTACGTTTATCCGGTGGACAGCGTCAGCGGCTAGCCATTGCTCGAATGATCCTTAGCCAACCTAAGGTCGTTATTCTGGATGAAGCAACCTCAGCGCTGGATAGCGAAACTGAGTTTCAATTACATAAATCAATGCGGTCTTTCTTAAAGGACCGCACCACAATCATTATTGCCCATCGCTTAAGTGCCATAAAACAGGCCCAACATGTGTATGTTTTTGAAGACGGCATTATTAGCGAACAAGGCCATCACAACAAACTTATTGAACAACAGGGCTTATACGCTAAGCTTTACGGTGAAAAGCAGCATTAA
- a CDS encoding YhcB family protein: MSIELLLGVVIGAVFGFFLSLLFKKGKDGSSKIKALEAEHEAYRKQVDNHFVNTAVLFKGLTDQYRDVYRHIANGAGELCSDEAKALQVDLEETALLAIPNEELEVAQEEGPVISKTTTKKEEPLEKDSEKVTEMDAPESNPTDEDDIPLASEVEMSADIVEEIKNQANKKS; the protein is encoded by the coding sequence ATGAGTATTGAGTTATTGTTGGGCGTTGTAATAGGTGCAGTTTTTGGTTTTTTCTTATCCTTGCTATTTAAAAAAGGAAAAGATGGCAGTTCAAAAATTAAAGCGCTAGAAGCTGAACACGAAGCATATCGCAAACAAGTCGATAATCATTTTGTTAATACAGCTGTCTTGTTTAAAGGCTTAACAGACCAATATCGAGATGTTTATCGACATATAGCGAACGGAGCAGGTGAGTTATGTTCTGATGAAGCAAAAGCACTTCAGGTCGATCTAGAAGAAACAGCTTTGCTTGCTATCCCAAATGAAGAGCTTGAAGTAGCACAGGAAGAAGGGCCGGTTATATCAAAAACAACGACAAAAAAAGAAGAGCCTCTTGAAAAAGACAGCGAGAAAGTAACTGAGATGGATGCACCTGAAAGTAACCCAACAGATGAGGATGATATTCCGCTGGCTAGCGAGGTGGAAATGTCTGCTGACATTGTTGAAGAAATTAAAAATCAGGCCAATAAAAAAAGCTAA
- a CDS encoding DMT family transporter, producing the protein MSNAIKADILLVLVTILAAISWIFSKEAVLLMPPLLFICSRFLLAGLLLLIVGFNQLSVLSWNQYRQAIIVGFIFALGMCFWVMGLHSGVSLSVASFITSSAVIFSPIISKIFFAEKVPSTTWYAIPFALVGLAFLSLSGEFEIQKGQLLFIVSALFVALFFVLNSRAANHREIVVLGEVTRVSKRVPALPLTAIALVTVGVLVGMLSFITEGWLEAAEGFSSTLLAWVLASAFIGTALRFFMQTHAQSLSSNSHGVVIMIVEPIWTALMAAAWFGESLSEKELIGCVLVFISIIIIRWTLIQRLLKRASA; encoded by the coding sequence TTGTCCAATGCTATAAAAGCCGACATTTTGTTGGTGCTGGTAACAATATTAGCGGCTATCAGTTGGATTTTTTCAAAAGAGGCCGTTTTGTTAATGCCTCCTCTTTTATTTATATGTTCGCGCTTTTTATTAGCTGGTTTGTTATTGCTGATAGTGGGTTTTAACCAATTGAGTGTCTTAAGTTGGAATCAGTACCGACAAGCTATTATCGTCGGGTTTATCTTTGCTTTAGGAATGTGTTTTTGGGTAATGGGGCTTCATTCAGGTGTTAGTTTGAGCGTAGCGAGCTTTATCACAAGTTCGGCGGTTATTTTTTCACCTATTATTTCAAAAATATTTTTTGCTGAGAAGGTGCCTTCTACTACATGGTATGCAATCCCCTTTGCCTTAGTGGGCCTAGCTTTCTTGTCCCTATCTGGAGAATTTGAGATACAAAAAGGGCAATTACTCTTTATTGTATCGGCGCTTTTTGTGGCCCTGTTTTTTGTATTGAATTCTCGAGCAGCTAATCATCGTGAAATAGTTGTATTAGGTGAGGTCACCCGGGTTAGTAAAAGAGTCCCAGCATTGCCATTAACAGCGATAGCCTTGGTAACTGTTGGTGTGTTAGTGGGTATGCTGTCCTTTATCACGGAGGGTTGGCTAGAGGCGGCAGAAGGGTTTTCAAGCACTTTGCTGGCTTGGGTATTGGCAAGCGCATTTATTGGCACGGCGCTACGTTTTTTTATGCAGACCCATGCGCAAAGCCTGTCAAGCAACAGTCATGGCGTGGTTATCATGATTGTGGAACCAATTTGGACAGCGCTTATGGCGGCCGCTTGGTTTGGAGAAAGCCTATCAGAAAAAGAGTTGATCGGTTGTGTATTAGTTTTTATCTCCATCATTATTATTCGTTGGACATTGATACAGAGATTGTTGAAACGTGCGTCAGCGTGA